One genomic segment of Clostridium saccharoperbutylacetonicum N1-4(HMT) includes these proteins:
- a CDS encoding NTP transferase domain-containing protein has translation MLEDRIKILKTLNDNFNINQRELAKRTNISLGKVNAVLKEFTEAAYIDRITNNRGTLYKVTEKGMKYLEENITSAKNTRLKLHEEEKKIVKQAVILAAGRTEEFGKPVGMLEIEDFKLIDRTLNILKENGITKTVIVTGYESQYFEEYFKSSKNIKLVKSDTYKWTGTMHSLSLAKEYIDDDFLLIENDLIFEKRAIKELAESPSRDCILFTNESGSGDEAFVEIRDNHLYKMSKDIHQFNRIDGEMIGLTKISYKLYSMMLEEFKGNVNPYLNYEYVLLDVARDYNIGFVKIDDLAWGDADTPKEYEKIKNYLYPTIRRRELNYEINNIKTIIRESLKVKDEDITEIVPAGGMTNKNYRIAVKGEKYILRVAGVGTEQMINRNTEMFNSAIASEKGYNVEVPYFNLETGVKISKFIENAETLTHRSIKKEENLKQVTTILRNLHESTDFHMDNEFSMFRELEKYENILRNDHGDFFEDYEEVREKIMALEEELKVCNRVFVPSHNDLVSENFVKDTHGRIYLIDWEYSGINDDMWDLAALSLENEFSEDDIELMFRLYFNGKEADKDSRRRLLIHQICQDFLWAVWTLIKEAEGDDFGTYGIDRYNRAKECLNKL, from the coding sequence ATGTTGGAGGATAGAATAAAAATATTAAAAACTTTAAATGATAATTTTAATATAAATCAAAGAGAATTAGCCAAAAGAACTAATATATCCCTTGGTAAGGTTAATGCTGTTTTAAAGGAATTTACAGAGGCTGCATACATAGATAGAATAACAAATAATAGGGGAACTTTATATAAAGTGACTGAAAAAGGTATGAAGTATTTAGAAGAAAATATTACTTCGGCAAAGAATACTAGATTAAAGCTTCATGAAGAAGAAAAGAAAATAGTAAAACAAGCTGTTATATTAGCAGCTGGTAGAACAGAGGAATTTGGAAAGCCTGTTGGAATGCTTGAAATTGAAGATTTTAAGTTGATTGATAGAACTTTAAATATATTAAAAGAAAATGGAATAACCAAAACTGTAATAGTTACAGGATATGAAAGTCAATATTTTGAAGAATACTTTAAAAGTAGTAAAAACATAAAGTTAGTAAAAAGTGATACTTATAAGTGGACAGGTACTATGCATTCTTTATCTTTAGCTAAAGAATACATTGATGATGATTTTTTACTTATTGAAAATGACTTGATTTTCGAAAAAAGAGCAATAAAGGAATTAGCTGAAAGTCCAAGTCGAGATTGTATACTTTTTACTAATGAAAGTGGTTCTGGAGATGAAGCTTTTGTTGAAATAAGAGATAATCATTTATACAAGATGTCTAAAGATATCCACCAATTTAACAGGATTGATGGAGAAATGATTGGACTTACTAAGATTTCATACAAGCTGTATAGTATGATGCTTGAAGAATTTAAGGGGAATGTAAATCCATATTTAAATTATGAATATGTACTATTAGATGTTGCAAGAGATTATAATATTGGATTTGTTAAAATAGATGATCTTGCATGGGGGGATGCAGATACTCCAAAGGAATACGAAAAGATTAAAAATTATCTTTATCCAACTATAAGAAGAAGAGAGCTCAACTATGAAATCAATAATATAAAAACTATAATCCGTGAATCATTGAAGGTTAAAGACGAGGATATCACTGAAATAGTTCCAGCGGGAGGAATGACAAATAAAAATTACAGAATAGCTGTTAAAGGTGAAAAGTATATTTTAAGAGTTGCAGGAGTTGGGACTGAGCAAATGATTAATAGAAATACAGAAATGTTTAACTCGGCAATTGCATCTGAAAAAGGTTATAATGTTGAAGTGCCATACTTTAACTTGGAGACAGGAGTTAAAATATCTAAATTTATTGAAAATGCAGAAACATTAACTCATAGGAGTATTAAAAAAGAAGAAAACTTAAAACAAGTTACTACTATTTTGAGAAATCTTCATGAAAGTACAGATTTCCATATGGATAACGAATTTAGTATGTTTAGAGAACTTGAAAAATATGAAAATATATTGAGAAACGATCATGGAGATTTCTTTGAGGATTATGAAGAAGTAAGAGAGAAAATTATGGCTCTAGAAGAGGAATTGAAGGTTTGTAACAGAGTGTTTGTACCATCACATAATGATTTGGTTTCAGAAAATTTTGTTAAGGATACACATGGTAGGATTTATTTAATTGACTGGGAATACAGTGGCATCAATGATGATATGTGGGATTTAGCAGCACTTTCTTTAGAAAATGAGTTTTCAGAAGATGACATTGAGTTAATGTTTAGGTTATACTTTAATGGAAAAGAAGCTGATAAAGATTCCAGAAGAAGATTATTAATCCATCAGATATGCCAGGATTTTCTATGGGCAGTTTGGACATTAATTAAAGAAGCTGAAGGCGATGATTTTGGTACTTATGGAATTGATAGATACAATAGAGCAAAAGAATGTTTGAATAAATTATAA